The following coding sequences are from one Frigoribacterium sp. Leaf415 window:
- the cysS gene encoding cysteine--tRNA ligase has translation MTIRLYDSRQQTLVDFVPLVPGQVGLYVCGPTVQSSPHIGHLRSALVYDLWRRWFTYRGLDVTLVRNVTDIDDKILALAADTTEEWWARAYRYELEFTAGYQALGILPPTYEPRATASVSEMQQIITTLLDKGHAYVAPDGSGDVYFDTAGWPTYGSLTNQSTDDMAPATDADPRGKRDPRDFALWKGHKADEPESASWASPWGEGRPGWHIECSAMSARYLGEAFDIHGGGLDLRFPHHENELAQSTAAGMGFASHWMHNGLVAVEGQKMSKSLGNSIFAADFLAQARPVVVRYFFSAAHYRSTIDYHEGALLEAEAALDRVETFLERAQRRLADTRFAGVGARVVPDEFGEAMDDDLNVPQAVAVLHDRVRAGNVALDDGDLDTAARAWQHVAAMVAVLGIDPTAPEWRAGDEADAHRALGTLVDVLLAERQQARADRDFSRADEIRGVLTGAGITIEDTPSGSHWSLEQ, from the coding sequence GTGACCATCAGGCTCTACGACTCCCGTCAGCAGACGCTCGTCGACTTCGTCCCGCTCGTGCCCGGCCAGGTCGGGCTGTACGTCTGCGGACCCACCGTGCAGTCCTCGCCCCACATCGGGCACCTGCGCTCGGCCCTCGTCTACGACCTCTGGCGCCGCTGGTTCACCTACCGCGGCCTCGACGTCACCCTGGTGCGCAACGTCACCGACATCGACGACAAGATCCTCGCGCTGGCCGCCGACACGACCGAAGAGTGGTGGGCGCGCGCCTACCGCTACGAGCTCGAGTTCACCGCCGGCTACCAGGCGCTCGGCATCCTGCCCCCGACCTACGAGCCCCGCGCGACCGCCAGTGTCAGCGAGATGCAGCAGATCATCACGACGCTGCTCGACAAGGGGCACGCCTACGTCGCCCCCGACGGCTCGGGCGACGTCTACTTCGACACCGCCGGCTGGCCGACCTACGGGTCCCTGACCAACCAGTCGACCGACGACATGGCGCCCGCCACCGACGCCGACCCCCGGGGCAAGCGCGACCCACGCGACTTCGCGCTGTGGAAGGGCCACAAGGCCGACGAGCCCGAGTCCGCCTCGTGGGCCTCGCCCTGGGGCGAAGGGCGACCCGGCTGGCACATCGAGTGCTCGGCGATGTCGGCCCGGTACCTCGGCGAGGCGTTCGACATCCACGGCGGTGGGCTCGACCTGCGGTTCCCGCATCACGAGAACGAGCTGGCACAGTCGACCGCGGCCGGCATGGGCTTCGCCTCGCACTGGATGCACAACGGCCTCGTCGCGGTCGAGGGCCAGAAGATGTCGAAGTCCCTCGGCAACTCGATCTTCGCCGCCGACTTCCTGGCGCAGGCCCGGCCCGTGGTCGTGCGCTACTTCTTCAGCGCCGCGCACTACCGGTCGACCATCGATTACCACGAGGGCGCGTTGCTCGAGGCCGAGGCCGCGCTCGACCGCGTCGAGACGTTCCTCGAGCGGGCGCAGCGCCGCCTCGCCGACACACGCTTCGCCGGGGTCGGCGCCCGCGTCGTGCCCGACGAGTTCGGCGAGGCGATGGACGACGACCTCAACGTCCCGCAGGCCGTGGCCGTGCTGCACGACAGGGTGCGCGCCGGCAACGTGGCCCTGGACGACGGCGACCTCGACACCGCCGCGCGCGCCTGGCAGCACGTGGCCGCCATGGTGGCCGTGCTCGGCATCGACCCGACGGCGCCCGAGTGGCGTGCCGGTGACGAGGCCGACGCGCACCGCGCGCTCGGCACGCTCGTCGACGTACTCTTGGCCGAACGCCAGCAAGCCCGGGCCGATCGCGACTTCTCGCGGGCCGACGAGATCAGAGGCGTCCTGACGGGCGCCGGCATCACCATCGAAGACACCCCCAGCGGGTCGCATTGGAGCCTCGAACAGTGA
- a CDS encoding DUF4032 domain-containing protein — translation MPDSLNITSATADPALLDLPWSLPLDEWPDEAIATLPKGISRHLVRFAHLSGFVIAIKETSGEMARGEYEMLRTLQRMDIPCVDPLAVITNRQDADGSPLNPVLVTRHLKFSLPYRALYSQTLRPDTARRLVDALALLLVRLHIIGFYWGDVSLSNTLFRRDAGAFAAYLVDAETGKLYPGGLSNGQRENDLEVARVNIAGELLDLEAGGRLDDNLDPVDVSNGIVAAYRSLWTELTGAETFDSSERWRINDRVERLNDLGFDIEELAIKTAEGGSQVKIQPKVVDAGHHSRRLLRLTGLDVEENQARRLLNDLDAYRMRTDQSDSDEEMIAHEWASRVFEPVVRSIPRDLRGRLEPAEVFHQLLEHRWYQSQAENRDVPIAEALTSYINDVLRHRRDEQMVIEPATESITLPEAARLEADEADADEDWRSKV, via the coding sequence ATGCCCGACTCCCTCAACATCACCTCGGCCACGGCCGACCCTGCGCTGCTCGACCTGCCCTGGTCCCTGCCGCTCGACGAGTGGCCCGACGAGGCCATCGCGACCCTGCCCAAGGGCATCTCGCGGCACCTCGTGCGCTTCGCGCACCTCAGCGGCTTCGTCATCGCGATCAAGGAGACCTCGGGCGAGATGGCCCGTGGCGAGTACGAGATGCTGCGCACGCTGCAGCGCATGGACATCCCGTGCGTCGATCCGCTCGCCGTCATCACCAACCGCCAGGACGCCGACGGGTCACCCCTCAACCCGGTGCTCGTCACGCGGCACCTGAAGTTCTCGCTGCCGTACCGGGCGCTGTACTCGCAGACTCTGCGCCCCGACACGGCCCGTCGCCTCGTCGACGCACTGGCCCTGCTGCTCGTCCGGCTGCACATCATCGGCTTCTACTGGGGCGACGTGTCGCTGTCGAACACGCTGTTCCGCCGCGACGCCGGCGCGTTCGCCGCGTACCTCGTCGACGCCGAGACCGGCAAGCTCTACCCGGGCGGCCTCTCGAACGGTCAGCGCGAGAACGACCTCGAGGTCGCGCGCGTCAACATCGCCGGCGAGCTGCTCGACCTCGAGGCCGGCGGTCGCCTCGACGACAACCTCGACCCGGTCGACGTCAGCAACGGCATCGTCGCCGCGTACCGCAGCCTCTGGACCGAGCTGACCGGTGCCGAGACCTTCGACAGCTCGGAGCGCTGGCGCATCAACGACCGCGTCGAGCGCCTGAACGACCTGGGCTTCGACATCGAGGAACTCGCGATCAAGACGGCCGAGGGCGGCAGCCAGGTCAAGATCCAGCCCAAGGTCGTCGACGCGGGGCACCACTCCCGCCGTCTGCTGCGACTCACCGGCCTCGACGTGGAAGAGAACCAGGCCCGTCGCCTGCTGAACGACCTCGACGCCTACCGGATGCGCACCGACCAGTCGGACTCGGACGAAGAGATGATCGCCCACGAGTGGGCCTCGCGCGTCTTCGAGCCCGTCGTGCGGTCGATCCCCCGTGACCTGCGCGGGCGGCTCGAACCGGCCGAGGTGTTCCACCAGCTGCTCGAGCACCGCTGGTACCAGTCGCAGGCCGAGAACCGCGACGTGCCGATCGCCGAGGCCCTCACCTCGTACATCAACGACGTGCTGCGGCACCGTCGCGACGAGCAGATGGTGATCGAGCCGGCGACCGAGTCGATCACGCTGCCCGAGGCCGCCCGGCTCGAGGCCGACGAGGCCGACGCCGACGAGGACTGGCGCAGCAAGGTCTGA
- a CDS encoding DsbA family protein codes for MTDLNPDDSSLTKNQRRAAARQKAQLARQKQKRRQRAGKWALQGGLALVVIAIVVGVVLVITNSIRPAGPGPANMASDGIKIGQGFEAVQTGALGPDDEPTASASAASSDTVDIVVYLDYLCPICGEFEQANNDYISGLVESGAATVEYHPVAILTNQSLGTKYSNRAANAAACVANYSPNSFFDFNTAMFEQQPEEGTRGLDDSQLADIATGVDGVTKASDITRCIDDDEFGSWVTASTQRAIDGPLPNSDLDALTGTPTVLVNGQKYDGSRPFTVQEFRSFVVTAAGNSYTESGTASPSPTPTESAPAETPAG; via the coding sequence ATGACTGACCTGAATCCCGACGACTCGTCGTTGACCAAGAACCAGCGGCGCGCGGCGGCCCGCCAGAAGGCCCAGCTCGCCCGCCAGAAGCAGAAGCGTCGCCAACGCGCCGGCAAGTGGGCGCTGCAGGGCGGCCTCGCGCTCGTGGTGATCGCCATCGTCGTGGGCGTCGTGCTGGTCATCACGAACAGCATCCGTCCGGCCGGCCCCGGCCCCGCCAACATGGCGAGCGACGGCATCAAGATCGGTCAGGGCTTCGAGGCCGTGCAGACCGGCGCCCTGGGCCCCGACGACGAACCCACGGCGTCGGCGTCGGCGGCGTCCAGCGACACGGTCGACATCGTCGTCTACCTCGACTACCTCTGCCCCATCTGCGGCGAGTTCGAGCAGGCCAACAACGACTACATCAGCGGGCTCGTCGAGTCGGGGGCGGCGACGGTCGAGTACCACCCGGTCGCCATCCTCACGAACCAGTCCCTCGGCACGAAGTACAGCAACCGGGCGGCCAACGCGGCGGCCTGCGTGGCGAACTACTCGCCGAACTCGTTCTTCGACTTCAACACCGCCATGTTCGAGCAGCAACCCGAAGAGGGCACCCGTGGTCTCGACGACTCACAGCTCGCCGACATCGCGACCGGTGTCGACGGGGTGACGAAGGCGAGCGACATCACGAGGTGCATCGACGACGACGAGTTCGGCTCGTGGGTGACGGCGTCGACGCAGCGGGCCATCGACGGGCCCCTGCCGAACAGCGACCTCGACGCCCTGACGGGCACCCCGACGGTCCTCGTCAACGGTCAGAAGTACGACGGCAGCCGGCCGTTCACGGTGCAGGAGTTCCGCAGCTTCGTCGTCACGGCGGCCGGCAACAGCTACACCGAGTCGGGCACGGCCAGCCCGTCGCCGACGCCCACCGAGTCGGCCCCGGCCGAGACGCCCGCCGGCTAG
- a CDS encoding ABC transporter ATP-binding protein has translation MASVTFSKATRLYPGSTRAAVDGIDLEVADGEFLVLVGPSGCGKSTTLRMLAGLEEVNSGDIYIGDRNVTDVPPKDRDIAMVFQNYALYPHMTVAENMGFALKIAGVGKEERATRVLEAAKLLDLEPYLSRKPKALSGGQRQRVAMGRAIVRQPQVFLMDEPLSNLDAKLRVQTRTQIASLQRRLGVTTVYVTHDQTEALTMGDRIAVLKDGVLQQVGTPRDLYEKPQNVFVAGFIGSPAMNLLPADVVDGGIQFGTAVTAVDRDTVGQANGKSVTVGVRPEDVVVNTTGEGLAVTVDVVEELGADGYLYGHTEVDGNRVDVVVRVDGRNHPKLGETIYVTPQAHHVHVFDTESGERLGDKAVVSA, from the coding sequence ATGGCGTCAGTCACGTTCAGCAAGGCAACTCGTCTCTACCCCGGCTCCACGCGCGCCGCGGTCGACGGCATCGACCTCGAGGTCGCCGACGGCGAGTTCCTCGTGCTCGTCGGCCCCTCCGGCTGCGGCAAGTCGACCACCCTGCGCATGCTCGCGGGCCTCGAAGAGGTCAACTCGGGTGACATCTACATCGGCGACCGCAACGTCACCGACGTCCCGCCGAAGGACCGCGACATCGCGATGGTCTTCCAGAACTACGCGCTCTACCCGCACATGACGGTCGCCGAGAACATGGGCTTCGCCCTGAAGATCGCCGGCGTCGGCAAGGAAGAGCGCGCCACCCGCGTCCTCGAGGCCGCCAAGCTGCTCGACCTCGAGCCCTACCTCTCGCGCAAGCCCAAGGCCCTCTCGGGTGGTCAGCGTCAGCGCGTCGCCATGGGTCGCGCGATCGTGCGTCAGCCCCAGGTCTTCCTCATGGACGAGCCGCTGTCGAACCTCGACGCCAAGCTCCGCGTGCAGACCCGCACCCAGATCGCTTCGCTGCAGCGCCGCCTGGGCGTCACCACGGTCTACGTCACGCACGACCAGACCGAGGCGCTCACCATGGGTGACCGCATCGCCGTGCTGAAGGACGGCGTCCTGCAGCAGGTCGGCACGCCTCGCGACCTGTACGAGAAGCCGCAGAACGTCTTCGTCGCCGGCTTCATCGGTTCGCCCGCCATGAACCTGCTGCCCGCCGACGTCGTCGACGGGGGCATCCAGTTCGGCACCGCCGTCACCGCGGTCGACCGCGACACCGTCGGCCAGGCCAACGGCAAGAGCGTCACCGTGGGCGTCCGCCCCGAGGACGTCGTGGTCAACACGACCGGCGAAGGCCTCGCGGTCACCGTCGACGTCGTCGAAGAGCTCGGCGCCGACGGCTACCTCTACGGTCACACCGAGGTCGACGGCAACCGCGTCGACGTCGTCGTCCGCGTCGACGGTCGCAACCACCCCAAGCTGGGCGAGACGATCTACGTCACCCCGCAGGCGCACCACGTGCACGTCTTCGACACCGAGAGCGGCGAGCGCCTCGGCGACAAGGCCGTCGTCAGCGCGTAG
- a CDS encoding metallophosphoesterase family protein — MPTSVLVVSDTHVPQKAKAVPGVVWTAVERADVVVHAGDWTGEPLLDEFEARARLLIGVRGNNDGAGLRARLPEVARTTIEGVRLAVVHETGAKEARERRMDRLFPETDLLLFGHSHIPWDTTTPAGLRLLNPGSPTDRRRQPHATYLTLTLDAGEVRDVVLHELPVAARDRTGVLPHPRMTT; from the coding sequence ATGCCGACCTCCGTCCTCGTCGTGTCCGACACCCACGTCCCGCAGAAGGCCAAGGCCGTGCCGGGGGTCGTCTGGACCGCGGTCGAACGGGCCGACGTCGTCGTGCACGCGGGCGACTGGACCGGCGAACCGCTGCTCGACGAGTTCGAGGCCCGAGCGCGCCTCCTGATCGGGGTCCGGGGCAACAACGACGGCGCCGGGCTGCGCGCCCGCCTGCCCGAGGTCGCCCGCACGACGATCGAGGGCGTGCGCCTCGCCGTGGTGCACGAGACCGGAGCCAAGGAGGCGCGCGAGCGACGCATGGACCGCCTCTTCCCCGAGACCGACCTGCTGCTGTTCGGACACAGCCACATCCCGTGGGACACGACGACGCCCGCGGGCCTGCGCCTGCTGAACCCGGGGTCGCCCACGGACCGTCGGCGCCAGCCGCATGCCACCTACCTCACGCTGACCCTCGACGCGGGCGAGGTGCGCGACGTGGTGCTGCACGAGTTGCCCGTCGCCGCACGGGACCGCACGGGGGTGCTTCCGCACCCCCGCATGACGACCTAG
- the rlmB gene encoding 23S rRNA (guanosine(2251)-2'-O)-methyltransferase RlmB, translating to MKNTSGARKGRPGSSAVRQGSKGKQVGSGGQGRQALEGKKPTPAAEDRPYHPAGKAKAARDRLEAARGRGGAGPRAGSPIAGRGGPDAPRRRPKSADDHEMVTGRNSVVEALRTRIPATTLYIAARIEMDERTKEILQLATRRGLPILEVMRPELDRITGHDSVHQGVALKVPPYEYAHPVDMLEAAVKRQQKPLFVALDGITDPRNLGAIIRSVAAFGGQGVIVPQRRSVGLTASAWKTSAGAAARIPVAMASNLTQTLKSFKEQGVFVVGLDGDGDVMLPGLELADRPIVVVVGSEGKGLSRIVAETCDAIVSVPISGAVESLNAGIAASVTLYEISKLRAERKKK from the coding sequence GTGAAGAACACCAGCGGAGCACGCAAGGGCCGTCCCGGCAGCAGTGCCGTGCGGCAGGGCAGCAAGGGCAAGCAGGTCGGCAGCGGCGGGCAGGGGCGCCAGGCGCTCGAGGGCAAGAAGCCCACTCCCGCGGCCGAGGACCGCCCCTACCACCCCGCGGGCAAGGCCAAGGCGGCGCGCGACCGGCTCGAGGCGGCGCGCGGTCGTGGCGGAGCCGGCCCCCGCGCCGGGTCGCCGATCGCCGGTCGCGGCGGACCCGACGCACCCCGCCGCCGTCCGAAGTCGGCCGACGACCACGAGATGGTCACCGGTCGCAACTCGGTCGTCGAGGCCCTCCGGACGCGCATCCCGGCGACGACCCTCTACATCGCCGCCCGCATCGAGATGGACGAGCGCACCAAAGAGATCCTGCAGCTCGCCACCCGTCGTGGCCTGCCGATCCTCGAGGTCATGCGCCCCGAGCTCGACCGCATCACCGGGCACGACTCCGTGCACCAGGGCGTCGCGCTCAAGGTTCCGCCGTACGAGTACGCGCACCCCGTCGACATGCTCGAGGCCGCGGTCAAGCGTCAGCAAAAGCCGCTCTTCGTCGCGCTTGACGGCATCACCGACCCGCGCAACCTCGGGGCGATCATCCGATCGGTGGCCGCCTTCGGCGGGCAGGGCGTCATCGTCCCGCAGCGTCGTTCGGTGGGCCTGACGGCGTCGGCCTGGAAGACCTCGGCCGGTGCCGCCGCGCGCATCCCCGTCGCGATGGCGTCGAACCTGACGCAGACCCTCAAGTCGTTCAAAGAGCAGGGCGTGTTCGTCGTGGGCCTCGACGGTGACGGCGACGTCATGCTGCCCGGCCTCGAGCTCGCCGACCGCCCGATCGTGGTCGTCGTCGGCAGCGAGGGCAAGGGCCTGTCGCGCATCGTGGCCGAGACCTGCGACGCGATCGTGTCGGTGCCGATCTCCGGTGCGGTCGAATCGCTGAACGCCGGCATCGCGGCGTCGGTCACGCTGTACGAGATCTCGAAGCTGCGCGCCGAACGCAAGAAGAAGTAG